TGAACGAGGGTGTTATGATATTTGGTGGGATAGAAGAACTGCGCAAAAAAATAATTGTGGCCAGGGCTCAAAAGCCTAAGGCGATTTTTGTACTGACGACATGCCCTAGCGGCATCATAGGAGATAATATAGATTTTGTAAGAAATTTAGAAGAGGAAGACATGAAAATCATACCAGTCCTGACGGACGGGAATATACAGGGAGACTATTTACAGGGAATATTGATGGCTTATATGGAAATAGCAAAAAGCCTGATTGATAAAAATGTTGATGCAAAGGAAAATTCAGTGAATATAATAGCCGAAAAATCCATAGCAAATGCAACGGCCGAGAGCTTTGAATATATCAAGGAAATTCTTGATAGGCTAGGCATAAAAATAAACTGCCGTTTTATATGCGAGACTTCCAGCCAGGAAATACAGGGCTTCATGAAAGCCAAACTTAATCTTTTAGCTTACGGGGATTATATGGGAAGGACGATAAAGGGCTTTTTACAGGAGGAGTACAGGGCAGAATTTCTGGACATGCCTTTTCCTGTAGGGTTTAACGAAAGCTGTCTGTGGGTTCGCAAAATAGGAGAGTATTTTCATAAAGAGGATGTAGACTCCATAATTGCAGCATATAAAATAAAATATGATGAGGAGATTAATGTAATAAAGCCTTACATGAGGGGCAAAAAGCTTATGATTGCTACATTTAATCATAATATAGACTGGATTTTACAGACTGCAATAGACTTGGAGATGAGAATAGTATTTGTGGGAATCCTGAATTATTCACAGGAGAACCTGTTTCAGACGGAATATAAAGACAAAATCGAGGAGCTGCACATTCAATATAATAACGAAAACAGGCCGGGCGACCTAAAGCGGATAAAACCTGATATTCTGCTTACCAATTACTCATCGACAAACCTGGATGGAGACATACTTGCGGATACCATACCTCTTTGCCCCACTGCCGGTTTTTTAAGCGGCGTTATAATGGCAAGGCGATGGAGCCAGCTTTTCAGGATGAACCTAAAGGAAGGGTGGAAGAAGGATGACATTTTATTCAGAAAATATTTCTCCTGATAATTTAACGGGTGCGGTTTTTGCCATCGAAGGAATTAAGGATGCCTGTGTAATATTGAACGGGCCGACAGGATGCAAATTCTATCACAGCGCCGTATCCGACAGCCAGTACTTAAGGAGTCTTTCCTTCGACCCTCTTGAGTATTCCGAGGATTTTTACTTCGGGCAGCCCAGGGTACCTTCCACCTATCTTGACAGCCATGATTACGTTTTCGGAAGCGGTGAAAAGCTTACGGCCATACTGCGGTCTGTTACAAAAAAGAATTTTAAGTTGATTGCCGTAATAAATTCTCCCGGTGCCGCCCTGATAGGGGACGATTTGGAGAAGTTTCTCCAGCAGGAGGTCAGCGGCATTTACTGTTTTTCAATGGAAAACACGGGTTATTCGGGAAGCTTCGGCGTAGGATATCAAAATGCCATAATGAAGGTCATGGATACCATTACAATGTGTCCTAAAAGCACCCGTAAAAAAACCGTAAACCTTATAGGCTTATGTATTTATCAAAAGTATTTTGAAAGCAATTATAAGGCCATAGAGGCTCTTTTAAATCTGTGCGGCATTGAAGTTATTTCGGCTTTAGGAGCAACGGATTCTGTAGAGACAATAACTCATGCGCCGGAGGCTCAATTAAATGTTGTGCTTTATCCCGAATACGGAATGAAAATAGCAGAGAAGTTTAAAGCCGAATATGAAATTCCATATATTGTACCCGATGAAGGTCCTCCTATAGGTTTTGATGCAGCGGAAGCCTTTATAAGGCAGGTCTGTATTGCCTTGGATGCAAACCCGGAAAAGGCAATTGAAGTAATAGAAAGAGCCAGAGCCAGGGCATATTTATTCCTGGCACGGTATTCATCTCTTCTGGGATTGCCAAAGGGTTCGTTATTTTCCGTTAAGGCCGAGGCTTCTGTAGCTTACGCTCTGACAAAATGGCTGTGTACTTATCTCGGGATGATACCGGCTGCTGTTTCAATTTTGCCGGAAGCGGATACTTCCTTTAATATAAAGCTCAAGGACTTTCTGACCGGCATTAGCTACGAAGAAGTTTTAGACAGGCCAATTATAGAAACACCTACCCATATGTTATTTGCAGACGGCAGTACCATTTCACAGCTTAAGCTTAATGATGATACCTTCTGCGGAGTAGAAATAGCAATGCCGACATTGGGATATGTGGATG
This genomic window from Oxobacter pfennigii contains:
- a CDS encoding nitrogenase component 1 is translated as MTFYSENISPDNLTGAVFAIEGIKDACVILNGPTGCKFYHSAVSDSQYLRSLSFDPLEYSEDFYFGQPRVPSTYLDSHDYVFGSGEKLTAILRSVTKKNFKLIAVINSPGAALIGDDLEKFLQQEVSGIYCFSMENTGYSGSFGVGYQNAIMKVMDTITMCPKSTRKKTVNLIGLCIYQKYFESNYKAIEALLNLCGIEVISALGATDSVETITHAPEAQLNVVLYPEYGMKIAEKFKAEYEIPYIVPDEGPPIGFDAAEAFIRQVCIALDANPEKAIEVIERARARAYLFLARYSSLLGLPKGSLFSVKAEASVAYALTKWLCTYLGMIPAAVSILPEADTSFNIKLKDFLTGISYEEVLDRPIIETPTHMLFADGSTISQLKLNDDTFCGVEIAMPTLGYVDVTEKFLFGERGALFLLEQVINGLRFI